Proteins from a single region of Fusobacterium gonidiaformans ATCC 25563:
- a CDS encoding NAD-dependent protein deacylase: MEEIEKLASWIQESKHLVFFGGAGTSTDSGIKDFRGKNGLYQENFHGYSPEEVLSIDFFHRHRDLFLKYVEEKLSIANIKPHAGHYALVELEKMGKLKTIITQNIDDLHQAAGSKKVLELHGTLKDWYCLSCGKHNTHPFQCQCGGTVRPNVTLYGEMLNEKVTEEAIREIQKADVLIVAGSSLTVYPAAYYLQYYKGNKLVIINQSPTQYDKQAGLLISKNFAETMTEVLEYIKKK; encoded by the coding sequence ATGGAAGAGATCGAAAAATTAGCAAGTTGGATTCAAGAAAGTAAACATCTTGTCTTTTTTGGTGGAGCTGGAACAAGTACAGACTCCGGAATAAAAGATTTTCGCGGAAAAAATGGATTATATCAAGAAAATTTTCATGGATATTCTCCGGAAGAAGTATTAAGTATTGATTTTTTTCATAGACACCGAGATTTATTCTTGAAATATGTAGAGGAAAAATTATCCATTGCCAATATCAAACCACATGCAGGACACTATGCACTAGTAGAATTAGAAAAAATGGGAAAGCTAAAAACAATCATTACACAAAATATTGATGATTTGCATCAAGCTGCTGGAAGTAAAAAAGTATTAGAACTTCATGGAACTTTGAAAGATTGGTACTGTCTTTCTTGTGGAAAGCATAACACACACCCATTTCAATGCCAATGTGGTGGAACCGTTAGACCTAATGTAACTCTCTACGGAGAAATGTTAAATGAAAAGGTTACCGAAGAAGCAATTCGAGAAATTCAAAAGGCAGACGTTCTTATTGTAGCCGGAAGTAGTCTAACCGTTTATCCTGCAGCCTACTATTTACAATATTACAAAGGAAATAAACTGGTTATTATTAACCAATCTCCCACACAATATGACAAACAGGCAGGTCTTTTGATTTCAAAAAACTTTGCAGAAACCATGACAGAAGTTTTGGAATATATCAAAAAGAAATAA
- a CDS encoding FprA family A-type flavoprotein, which produces MHCVREITKDLYWVGGNDRRITMFENIHPLKDGVSYNSYLLLDKKTVLFDTVDWTIVRQFVENIEYVLDGRTLDYLVINHMEPDHAAAIEEVLLRYPKAKVISTEKGFYLMTQFGFHVDPANQITVKEGDKQNFGKHEIVFVEAPMVHWPEAMVSFDTTNGVLFSADAFGSFKALNGAMFNDEVDFDKDWIDEARRYYTNIVGKYGPHVQHLLGKAPVDQIKFICPLHGPVWRNDFGYLIDKYVKWSTYTPEEKAVMIVYASMYGNTENAVEILASKLVQKGIKVKLYDVSNTHVSHLISDTFKYSHVILSSVTYNLGIYPPMHNYLMDMKALNLQNRTFAILENGSWACKVGSLMREFIENNLKKSIVLNETVTLTSSTNEVNLKEMDDLVESIVESMK; this is translated from the coding sequence ATGCATTGTGTGAGAGAAATAACGAAAGATTTATATTGGGTAGGTGGAAATGACCGAAGAATTACAATGTTTGAAAATATTCATCCATTGAAAGACGGAGTTTCTTATAACTCTTACCTATTATTAGATAAAAAAACTGTCTTATTTGATACAGTAGACTGGACTATCGTAAGACAATTTGTAGAAAATATTGAATATGTACTAGATGGAAGAACTTTAGATTATTTAGTAATTAACCATATGGAACCGGATCATGCGGCAGCGATTGAAGAAGTATTGCTTCGTTATCCAAAGGCAAAAGTAATCAGTACAGAAAAAGGATTTTATTTGATGACTCAATTTGGATTTCATGTAGATCCTGCAAATCAAATTACTGTAAAAGAAGGAGATAAGCAAAATTTTGGAAAACATGAAATTGTTTTCGTAGAAGCTCCTATGGTACACTGGCCTGAAGCAATGGTAAGTTTTGATACGACAAATGGAGTTCTATTTTCAGCAGATGCTTTCGGAAGTTTCAAAGCTTTAAATGGAGCTATGTTCAATGATGAAGTAGATTTTGATAAAGATTGGATTGATGAAGCAAGAAGATATTATACAAATATTGTTGGAAAATATGGACCTCATGTACAACATTTATTAGGAAAAGCTCCAGTTGATCAAATTAAATTTATTTGTCCATTACACGGTCCTGTATGGAGAAATGATTTTGGATATTTAATTGATAAATATGTAAAATGGAGCACTTATACTCCGGAAGAAAAAGCAGTTATGATAGTCTATGCTTCTATGTATGGAAATACAGAAAATGCAGTAGAAATCTTAGCTTCTAAATTGGTACAAAAGGGAATTAAAGTAAAGCTATATGATGTATCAAATACTCATGTATCTCATTTAATTTCAGATACTTTTAAATATAGTCATGTTATTTTGAGTTCTGTGACTTATAACTTAGGAATTTATCCTCCAATGCATAACTATTTAATGGATATGAAAGCATTGAACTTACAAAATAGAACCTTTGCTATTTTAGAAAACGGTTCCTGGGCATGTAAAGTAGGAAGTTTAATGAGAGAATTCATTGAAAATAACTTGAAAAAATCTATAGTATTAAATGAAACTGTTACTTTAACCTCTTCTACAAATGAAGTAAACTTAAAGGAAATGGACGATTTGGTAGAAAGTATTGTAGAAAGCATGAAATAG
- the gatA gene encoding Asp-tRNA(Asn)/Glu-tRNA(Gln) amidotransferase subunit GatA has translation MTAKELHQSFLAGEYRAVEIVEAFFQRIEAVESKINSFVSLRKEKVLEEAKQLDEKKLSGKELGSLAGVVVALKDNMLCQGEKVTAASKILENYEGIYDATVVSKLKEADALILGFTNMDEFAMGGTTKTSYHKMTANPYDITRVPGGSSGGAASSIAAQQVPLALGSDTGGSIRQPASFCGVVGLKPSYGRVSRYGLMAFASSLDQIGPLAKNVEDIAYAMNVIAGTDDYDATVKEVEVPDYTSFLGKEIRGMKIGVPKEYFIEGIRAEVKEIIMKSIDMLKSLGAEIIEISLPHTKYAVPTYYVLAPAEASSNLARFDGVRYGYRSENSQNIEDLYINSRTEGFGDEVKRRIMIGTYVLSAGFYDAYFKKAQKVRRLIQEDFIKAFETVDVIVTPVAPSPAFQLSEQKTPIELYLEDIFTIPANLAGIPGLSVPAGLAGGLPVGIQFLGKAFHEGDLLQVGSAFEKARGDWKLPILD, from the coding sequence ATGACAGCCAAAGAATTACACCAAAGTTTTCTGGCTGGAGAATACAGGGCAGTAGAAATCGTAGAAGCCTTTTTTCAAAGAATTGAGGCAGTAGAAAGTAAGATTAACAGTTTTGTTTCTTTGAGAAAAGAAAAGGTTTTAGAAGAAGCAAAACAATTAGATGAAAAGAAATTATCCGGGAAAGAATTAGGAAGCCTTGCAGGAGTTGTGGTAGCATTGAAAGATAATATGCTATGTCAAGGGGAAAAAGTAACGGCAGCTTCTAAAATTTTAGAAAATTATGAGGGAATTTATGATGCAACAGTTGTGTCAAAATTAAAAGAAGCCGATGCTCTTATTCTTGGATTTACAAATATGGATGAATTTGCTATGGGAGGAACAACAAAGACTTCTTATCATAAAATGACAGCAAATCCTTATGATATAACACGAGTTCCAGGAGGGAGTAGTGGAGGGGCTGCATCATCAATAGCAGCTCAACAAGTTCCTTTGGCTTTAGGATCGGATACTGGAGGAAGTATTCGACAACCTGCCTCTTTCTGTGGAGTGGTAGGATTAAAACCAAGTTATGGAAGAGTATCGAGATATGGGCTTATGGCTTTCGCTTCTTCTTTAGATCAAATTGGACCTTTGGCAAAAAATGTGGAAGATATTGCCTATGCGATGAATGTCATTGCAGGAACAGATGATTACGATGCAACAGTGAAAGAAGTAGAAGTTCCTGATTACACTTCTTTCTTGGGAAAAGAAATTCGAGGAATGAAGATAGGAGTTCCTAAAGAATATTTTATTGAAGGAATTCGAGCAGAAGTCAAAGAAATTATCATGAAATCGATTGACATGTTAAAAAGTTTAGGAGCAGAAATTATTGAAATTTCTTTACCTCATACCAAATATGCAGTACCGACTTACTATGTCTTAGCTCCGGCAGAAGCAAGCTCAAATTTGGCTCGTTTTGATGGAGTACGTTATGGATATCGAAGTGAAAATTCTCAAAATATAGAAGACTTGTATATAAATTCCAGAACGGAAGGTTTTGGAGATGAAGTAAAAAGAAGAATTATGATAGGAACCTATGTATTAAGTGCCGGTTTCTATGACGCTTACTTTAAAAAAGCTCAAAAAGTGAGAAGATTGATACAAGAAGATTTTATCAAGGCTTTTGAAACTGTGGATGTGATTGTAACACCAGTAGCTCCAAGTCCAGCCTTTCAGTTATCAGAACAAAAAACTCCAATTGAATTATACCTAGAAGATATTTTTACCATTCCTGCAAACTTAGCAGGGATTCCGGGACTATCTGTACCGGCAGGTTTGGCAGGAGGTCTTCCGGTGGGAATTCAATTCTTAGGAAAAGCTTTCCATGAAGGAGACTTATTACAAGTGGGAAGTGCTTTTGAAAAGGCAAGAGGAGATTGGAAATTACCTATTTTAGATTAG
- a CDS encoding DMT family transporter, with product MNNKIISIFFAFIAAMLYALNIPFSKLLLEQISPVFMASFLYFGAGIGMLCLSLLKKGNKEQNKLTKKELPYTLGMIFLDILAPISLMVGLKWISPTNASLLNNFEIVATSCIALFFFQEKISSKMWAAILLITLSSVLLSLEEQTNFSFSYGAIFILLACIFWGMENNCTRMLSSKNIVQIVVLKGICSGFGSFIVAFVIGEHLPHFFLILIILILGFLSYGLSIFFYVKAQKELGAAKTSAYYSINPFIGTFLSFLIFQEKLSKYYFLALFIMILGTILVILDTLFIKHKHIHSHQSLTEHTHEHIHFVTNLEKHIHKH from the coding sequence ATGAATAACAAAATAATATCTATCTTTTTTGCTTTTATTGCAGCTATGCTATATGCTTTAAATATTCCTTTTTCTAAATTACTCTTAGAACAGATAAGTCCTGTGTTTATGGCTTCTTTTCTTTATTTTGGAGCAGGAATAGGAATGTTATGCCTCTCATTATTAAAAAAAGGGAATAAAGAACAAAATAAACTTACTAAAAAAGAACTTCCTTATACACTAGGAATGATTTTTTTAGATATTTTAGCCCCAATTTCTTTAATGGTTGGATTAAAATGGATTTCTCCTACTAATGCATCTCTTTTAAATAATTTTGAAATTGTAGCTACTTCCTGTATTGCGTTATTCTTTTTTCAAGAAAAAATTTCTTCAAAAATGTGGGCAGCTATTTTATTGATTACTCTGTCTAGTGTTCTTTTATCTTTGGAGGAACAAACAAACTTTTCTTTTTCCTATGGAGCTATTTTTATTCTATTAGCTTGTATTTTTTGGGGTATGGAAAATAATTGTACTCGAATGTTATCCTCAAAAAATATAGTACAAATCGTAGTATTAAAAGGAATTTGTTCCGGCTTTGGTTCTTTTATAGTCGCATTTGTCATAGGAGAACATCTCCCTCATTTTTTTCTTATTTTAATCATATTGATCCTTGGCTTTCTCTCTTATGGACTCAGTATTTTTTTCTATGTCAAAGCTCAAAAAGAATTGGGTGCAGCAAAGACAAGTGCTTACTACTCTATCAATCCTTTCATAGGAACTTTTTTATCTTTTCTAATTTTTCAGGAAAAACTTTCTAAATACTATTTTTTAGCACTCTTTATTATGATATTAGGAACAATACTGGTCATTTTAGATACTTTATTTATAAAGCACAAACATATTCATTCTCACCAATCCCTCACAGAACATACTCACGAACATATCCATTTTGTAACAAATTTAGAAAAACATATTCATAAACATTAA
- the gatB gene encoding Asp-tRNA(Asn)/Glu-tRNA(Gln) amidotransferase subunit GatB, protein MAREWESVIGLEVHLQLKTGTKVWCGCKADYDGDGMNTHTCPICLGHPGTLPKLNKKVVEYAVKAALALNCNINHHSAFDRKNYFYPDAPKNYQITQFEKSYAEKGHLDFRLNSGREVRVGITKIQIEEDTAKSIHASHESFMNYNRASIPLVEIISEPDMRSSEEAYEYLNTLKSIIKYTGVSDVSMELGSLRCDANISVMEKGATKFGTRVEVKNLNSFKAVARAIDYEIGRQIETIEQGGSIDQETRLWDDEAQITRVMRSKEEAMDYRYFHEPDLLQLYIPQSRIDEIQASMPESKAEKLVRFTKDYELPEYDAQVLTEEMELADYFEKVVEVSKNPKSSSNWIMTEVLRHLKETGKEIESFEISAENLGKIICLIDTKTISSKLAKEVFALSLTDSRDPEIIVKEKGLLQVSDEGAIISMVEEVLANSTKMVEDYKNSDEGRRPRVLKGLMGQVMKLSKGKANPELVTKLMLERLEKM, encoded by the coding sequence ATGGCAAGAGAATGGGAGTCTGTCATTGGATTGGAAGTGCACCTTCAATTAAAGACAGGAACAAAAGTTTGGTGTGGATGTAAAGCAGATTACGATGGGGATGGAATGAATACTCATACCTGTCCAATTTGTTTGGGGCATCCCGGGACTTTACCAAAATTAAACAAAAAAGTAGTAGAGTACGCAGTAAAAGCTGCTTTGGCATTAAATTGTAACATCAATCATCACAGTGCATTTGATAGAAAAAATTATTTTTATCCGGATGCTCCTAAGAATTATCAAATTACACAATTTGAAAAATCTTATGCGGAAAAGGGGCACTTAGATTTTAGACTAAATTCAGGGAGAGAAGTAAGAGTAGGAATTACAAAGATTCAAATTGAAGAAGATACTGCAAAATCTATTCATGCTTCACATGAGTCTTTTATGAACTATAACAGAGCTTCCATTCCTTTGGTTGAAATTATTTCCGAACCGGATATGAGAAGTTCAGAAGAAGCTTATGAATATTTGAATACTTTAAAGAGTATTATTAAATATACAGGAGTCAGCGATGTTTCTATGGAATTAGGTTCTCTTCGTTGTGATGCAAATATTTCCGTTATGGAAAAGGGAGCAACTAAGTTTGGAACAAGGGTAGAAGTGAAAAACTTAAACTCTTTCAAAGCAGTGGCGAGAGCCATTGATTATGAAATTGGTCGTCAAATTGAAACCATTGAACAAGGCGGAAGTATCGACCAAGAAACAAGATTATGGGATGATGAAGCACAAATTACCCGTGTCATGAGATCAAAAGAAGAGGCAATGGACTATCGTTATTTCCATGAGCCTGATTTGTTACAATTATACATTCCTCAATCCAGAATTGATGAAATTCAAGCAAGTATGCCGGAATCTAAGGCAGAAAAATTAGTAAGATTTACTAAAGACTACGAATTACCCGAATATGATGCTCAAGTATTAACGGAAGAAATGGAATTGGCAGATTATTTTGAAAAAGTAGTAGAAGTGTCTAAAAATCCAAAATCAAGCTCTAACTGGATTATGACGGAAGTATTGCGACATTTAAAAGAGACAGGAAAAGAAATAGAAAGTTTTGAAATTTCTGCTGAAAATCTTGGAAAGATTATTTGCTTGATTGATACAAAAACAATTTCCAGTAAACTTGCAAAAGAAGTCTTTGCTTTATCTTTAACAGATAGTAGAGATCCTGAGATTATCGTGAAAGAAAAAGGATTATTACAAGTTTCCGATGAAGGAGCTATTATCAGCATGGTCGAAGAAGTATTAGCCAATAGTACAAAAATGGTGGAAGATTACAAAAATTCAGATGAAGGAAGAAGACCAAGAGTGCTAAAAGGACTGATGGGACAAGTGATGAAACTTTCCAAAGGAAAGGCAAATCCTGAATTAGTAACGAAATTGATGTTAGAAAGATTGGAAAAGATGTAA
- a CDS encoding homocysteine S-methyltransferase family protein translates to MLLEALKRRILVLDGAMGTMLASYGEKPCYEVLNKTKENLIQKIHEKYIEAGADIITTNSFNCNQMALQKYHLKESVYDLTKKSVEIAKKATKNSKKAVYILGSIGPSIANLPEDMKSWKQSYFQQILGLLDGGVDALLLETIYDENKANCILGIIEEVLQAGKREIPVFCSMTINQNGKLLTGTSITRAVEKMDRPWIVGFGLNCSYGMENVVSFLPELIWATDKYCMVYANAGFPNEKGEYTENIEEMLELLQPFLEKHLIHIVGGCCGTNEKYTYAFAKKIALLAER, encoded by the coding sequence ATGTTACTGGAAGCATTAAAACGAAGAATTCTTGTTTTAGACGGAGCTATGGGAACAATGTTGGCTTCCTATGGAGAAAAACCATGTTATGAAGTTCTCAATAAAACAAAAGAGAATTTGATACAAAAGATCCATGAGAAATATATAGAAGCAGGAGCGGATATTATTACGACAAATAGTTTTAACTGCAATCAGATGGCTCTACAAAAATATCATTTGAAAGAAAGTGTTTATGATTTAACAAAAAAATCGGTTGAAATTGCAAAAAAAGCAACAAAAAATAGTAAAAAAGCAGTCTATATTTTAGGATCCATAGGTCCAAGTATAGCAAATTTACCGGAAGACATGAAGTCTTGGAAACAAAGTTATTTCCAACAAATTTTAGGATTATTAGATGGAGGAGTAGATGCTCTTTTGTTAGAAACTATTTACGATGAAAATAAGGCTAACTGTATTTTAGGAATCATAGAGGAAGTACTTCAAGCGGGAAAGAGGGAAATTCCTGTTTTTTGTTCTATGACCATCAATCAAAATGGAAAATTATTGACAGGGACAAGTATCACAAGAGCAGTTGAAAAAATGGATAGACCTTGGATTGTAGGTTTTGGTTTAAATTGCTCTTATGGAATGGAAAATGTCGTTTCTTTTTTACCGGAACTGATTTGGGCAACGGATAAATATTGTATGGTGTATGCTAATGCAGGCTTTCCGAATGAAAAAGGAGAGTATACAGAGAATATAGAGGAGATGTTGGAGTTACTACAACCATTTTTAGAAAAACATTTGATTCATATTGTTGGAGGATGTTGTGGAACTAATGAGAAGTATACTTATGCTTTTGCAAAAAAAATAGCCCTCTTAGCGGAAAGATAA
- a CDS encoding serine dehydratase subunit alpha family protein, with the protein MNKELKDKILNILQEEIVPAEGCTEPIAIAYAAAKLAQVLGEKAENIDIYLSGNMIKNVKSVFIPSSDGMVGIEAAVAMGFIAGNADKELMVISDVTKEQLEAVKDYYAEKRIHTYAHEGDIKLYIRMEAKTKNHTASIEIKHTHTNITELKKDGKILLAQACNDGNFNSPLSDREILSVKLIYDMAKEIPLPEIEPLFFQVVAYNSAIAEEGLKGKYGVNIGKMILDNIERGIYGNDIRNKAASYASAGSDARMSGCSLPVMTTSGSGNQGMTASLPIIRYCRERNVSYEQMIRGLFMSHMITIHVKTNVGRLSAYCGAICASSGVAAALTYLEGGSYYNVCDAITNILGNLSGVICDGAKASCALKISSGVYSAFDACMLALNKDVLRPEDGIIGKDIEETIKNIGELAQAGMKETDEVILDIMVGKR; encoded by the coding sequence ATGAACAAAGAACTAAAAGATAAGATACTAAATATTTTACAAGAAGAAATAGTACCGGCAGAAGGTTGTACAGAACCGATTGCGATTGCCTATGCAGCAGCCAAGCTTGCTCAAGTTTTAGGAGAAAAGGCAGAAAATATTGATATTTATTTGTCTGGAAATATGATAAAAAATGTAAAAAGTGTTTTTATTCCTAGTAGTGATGGGATGGTTGGGATCGAAGCAGCAGTTGCTATGGGATTCATCGCCGGAAATGCTGATAAAGAACTTATGGTAATTAGTGATGTTACTAAGGAACAGTTAGAAGCAGTCAAAGATTACTATGCTGAGAAAAGAATTCATACTTATGCACATGAGGGAGATATTAAATTATACATTAGAATGGAAGCGAAAACCAAAAATCATACGGCTTCTATCGAAATTAAACATACACATACGAATATTACAGAATTAAAAAAAGATGGAAAAATTTTATTAGCACAAGCTTGTAACGATGGAAATTTTAACTCTCCTTTGAGTGATCGAGAAATTTTAAGTGTAAAACTGATTTATGATATGGCAAAAGAAATTCCATTACCTGAAATTGAACCTTTATTTTTCCAAGTAGTGGCATACAATAGTGCTATTGCTGAAGAAGGATTAAAGGGAAAGTACGGTGTCAATATTGGAAAAATGATTTTAGATAATATTGAGAGAGGGATTTATGGAAATGATATTCGGAATAAAGCAGCGAGCTATGCAAGTGCAGGAAGTGATGCTCGTATGAGTGGTTGTAGTCTACCTGTCATGACAACAAGCGGTAGTGGAAATCAGGGAATGACTGCTTCTTTACCTATTATTCGTTATTGTAGAGAACGAAATGTCAGTTATGAGCAAATGATACGAGGTTTGTTTATGTCACATATGATTACGATTCATGTAAAAACGAATGTAGGTCGTTTATCAGCATATTGTGGAGCAATTTGTGCTTCCAGTGGGGTAGCTGCTGCTTTAACTTACTTGGAAGGAGGAAGTTACTATAATGTCTGCGATGCAATTACCAATATCCTAGGAAATTTATCGGGAGTGATTTGTGATGGGGCAAAAGCTTCTTGTGCTTTGAAAATATCTTCCGGAGTGTATTCTGCTTTTGATGCCTGTATGTTAGCTTTGAATAAAGATGTATTAAGACCGGAAGATGGAATTATAGGAAAAGATATTGAAGAAACAATTAAAAATATTGGAGAGTTAGCTCAGGCGGGAATGAAAGAAACCGATGAAGTGATTTTGGATATTATGGTAGGAAAACGATAA
- a CDS encoding acyl-CoA dehydrogenase family protein: protein MFFKTTEEHEELRAKVREFVETEVKPIAFELDQENKFPEEAIKKFAKMGMMGLPYPKEFGGAGKDILSYAIAVEELSRVDGGTGVILSAHVSLGTFPIAAFGTEEQKKKYLVPLAKGEKIGAFGLTEPNAGSDAGGTETTAVLEGDHYILNGEKIFITNAPYADIYVVFAVTTPDIGTRGISAFIVEKGWEGFTFGDHYDKLGIRSSSTAQLIFNNVKVPKENLLGKEGKGFNIAMATLDGGRIGIASQALGIAQGAYEEALNYAKEREQFGQPIAFQQAITFKLADMATKLRAARFLVYSAAELKEHHEPYGMESAMAKQYASDVALEIVNDALQIHGGAGYLKGMPVERFYRDAKICTIYEGTNEIQRVVIGAHIVGKAPKPTALAAAPKKKGPVCGIRKNVIFKDGSMQDKVNALVAALKADGYDFTVGIDMDTPILDAERVVSFGKGVGKKENVELVKELAKQAGAALGCSRPVAETLRYLPLNRYVGMSGQKFKGNLYIACGISGAIQHLKGIKDATTIVAINTNGNAPIFKNADYGIVGSIEEVLPLLAAALNNGEDKKPAPPMKKMKRVIPKPVAPSYKLHVCNGCGYEYNPEFGDEDGEVKPGTLFKNLPEGWTCPECGEAVDQFIEVE from the coding sequence ATGTTTTTTAAAACAACAGAAGAACACGAAGAACTTCGTGCTAAGGTTCGAGAATTTGTGGAAACAGAGGTAAAACCAATAGCCTTTGAATTGGATCAAGAAAATAAATTCCCAGAAGAAGCCATTAAAAAATTTGCAAAAATGGGTATGATGGGGTTACCTTATCCAAAAGAATTTGGAGGAGCTGGAAAAGATATTCTTTCTTATGCTATTGCCGTAGAAGAATTATCCAGAGTTGATGGAGGAACAGGGGTTATTCTATCAGCACACGTTTCTTTGGGAACTTTCCCAATTGCTGCTTTCGGAACAGAAGAACAAAAGAAAAAATACTTAGTTCCATTGGCAAAAGGAGAAAAAATTGGAGCCTTTGGTTTAACAGAGCCAAATGCCGGATCTGATGCAGGAGGAACTGAAACAACTGCAGTATTAGAAGGAGATCACTATATCTTAAATGGAGAAAAAATCTTCATTACGAATGCTCCTTATGCAGATATTTATGTCGTATTCGCTGTAACAACTCCTGATATTGGAACAAGAGGAATTTCTGCTTTCATCGTAGAAAAAGGATGGGAAGGATTCACTTTTGGAGATCATTATGATAAATTAGGAATTCGATCTTCTTCTACAGCTCAATTGATTTTCAATAACGTAAAAGTACCGAAAGAAAATCTATTAGGAAAAGAAGGAAAAGGATTCAATATTGCTATGGCAACTCTAGATGGAGGAAGAATTGGAATTGCATCTCAAGCCTTAGGAATTGCACAAGGTGCTTATGAAGAAGCATTGAATTATGCAAAAGAAAGAGAACAATTTGGACAACCAATTGCTTTCCAACAAGCGATTACTTTTAAGTTAGCAGATATGGCAACAAAATTAAGAGCGGCAAGATTTTTAGTATACAGTGCTGCAGAATTAAAAGAACATCATGAACCATACGGAATGGAATCTGCTATGGCAAAACAATATGCATCAGATGTTGCATTGGAAATTGTAAATGATGCTCTACAAATTCACGGAGGAGCCGGATACTTGAAAGGAATGCCAGTAGAAAGATTCTACCGAGATGCTAAAATTTGTACTATTTATGAAGGAACCAATGAAATTCAAAGAGTGGTTATCGGGGCACATATTGTTGGAAAAGCTCCAAAACCAACAGCTTTAGCAGCAGCACCAAAGAAAAAAGGGCCAGTTTGTGGAATTCGAAAAAATGTGATTTTCAAAGACGGAAGTATGCAAGACAAAGTAAATGCTTTAGTCGCTGCATTGAAAGCGGACGGATATGATTTCACAGTAGGAATTGACATGGATACTCCTATTCTAGATGCAGAAAGAGTAGTAAGTTTCGGAAAAGGTGTTGGAAAGAAAGAAAATGTAGAGTTGGTAAAAGAATTGGCAAAACAAGCCGGAGCAGCTTTGGGATGTTCTAGACCAGTGGCAGAAACATTGAGATATTTACCTTTAAATCGATATGTAGGAATGTCAGGACAAAAGTTTAAAGGAAATCTATATATTGCTTGTGGAATTTCCGGAGCAATTCAACACTTAAAAGGAATTAAAGATGCAACAACAATCGTAGCAATCAATACAAATGGAAATGCACCAATTTTCAAAAATGCAGACTATGGAATCGTAGGTTCTATTGAAGAAGTATTACCTTTATTAGCAGCTGCTTTGAATAATGGAGAAGACAAGAAACCTGCACCTCCAATGAAGAAAATGAAGAGAGTGATTCCAAAACCGGTAGCACCAAGCTATAAATTACATGTATGTAATGGATGTGGATACGAATACAATCCAGAATTTGGAGATGAAGATGGAGAAGTAAAACCAGGAACTTTATTTAAGAACTTACCGGAAGGATGGACTTGTCCTGAATGTGGGGAAGCTGTCGATCAATTTATTGAAGTAGAATAA